In Ignavibacteriales bacterium, the following are encoded in one genomic region:
- the folK gene encoding 2-amino-4-hydroxy-6-hydroxymethyldihydropteridine diphosphokinase — MRVFLGLGSNVGDRLKFIELAIERIGAIEGVELTKKASVYETEPWGVQDQGFFLNSAVEIKTSLTAEKLYKEIKNIEQDLGRENRGKWEQREIDIDLLFYGDEIIDTDTLKIPHNRIEDRRFVLVPLAELDAEFVHPVLKKNIAELLSETSDNLEVSKLTENVQEKLGE; from the coding sequence ATGAGAGTCTTCTTAGGGCTTGGCTCCAATGTAGGGGACAGGCTAAAATTCATCGAGCTTGCCATTGAAAGGATCGGCGCGATAGAGGGAGTTGAATTGACAAAGAAGGCATCGGTATATGAAACAGAACCCTGGGGTGTACAAGACCAGGGATTTTTTTTGAATTCAGCCGTGGAAATAAAAACTTCCCTGACAGCTGAGAAACTTTACAAGGAAATTAAAAACATCGAACAGGACCTTGGCAGAGAAAACCGGGGTAAATGGGAACAGAGGGAGATAGACATTGACCTCCTCTTTTATGGCGATGAAATAATCGACACAGATACTTTAAAGATCCCCCATAACCGTATCGAGGATAGAAGATTTGTACTGGTCCCGCTTGCAGAGTTAGATGCGGAGTTTGTTCATCCGGTATTAAAAAAAAACATTGCAGAATTATTGAGCGAAACATCTGATAATCTTGAAGTTTCCAAATTAACCGAAAATGTTCAGGAAAAGCTTGGAGAATAA
- a CDS encoding acyl-CoA thioesterase, with protein sequence METKIKTVKASQVQKIELVLPNDTNILGNLLGGRLMHWIDIAAALSASRHCNSVAVTAAVDNLNFHHPIKLGDIVLLKASVNRAFSTSMEVGVKVEIENFMTGEILHSNSAYLTFVSINRETMKPQPVPPIVPESEEEKRRYEQALRRREQRLSEKHGIVH encoded by the coding sequence ATGGAAACTAAGATAAAAACAGTCAAAGCTTCACAAGTTCAAAAGATAGAGCTTGTTTTGCCGAATGACACAAACATACTTGGCAATCTTCTCGGTGGTAGGCTAATGCACTGGATTGATATTGCCGCCGCACTTTCTGCATCCCGTCATTGTAATAGTGTTGCCGTTACAGCAGCGGTGGATAATCTTAACTTTCACCACCCGATAAAGCTCGGCGACATTGTTCTGCTTAAAGCATCTGTAAATAGGGCTTTCAGCACTTCCATGGAGGTTGGTGTCAAAGTAGAGATTGAGAATTTTATGACAGGCGAAATATTGCACTCTAACAGCGCTTATCTTACTTTCGTAAGCATCAACAGGGAAACAATGAAGCCTCAGCCCGTACCACCTATAGTACCTGAGTCCGAAGAAGAAAAGAGAAGATACGAACAGGCTCTTAGAAGAAGAGAACAAAGGCTTAGTGAAAAACACGGCATAGTTCATTAA
- the ccsA gene encoding cytochrome c biogenesis protein CcsA — MIFRIVLFVLMTGVIIAGFLVEIPYMPALKDTARVLYFHVPMSWIGVVAFFMSMIYSIKYLRGKDIINDIKAASAAQMGFVFCILATVTGSVWAKFTWGSFWNWDPRQTSIFILLLIYGAYFALRSSIDSPDRKARLSSVYAIIAFVTVPFFVFIMPRIVESLHPDPIVNSSGKIHMDGKMLTIFLTSLFTFTLLFFWIYNLKVRVEKLNYEKNKKDII; from the coding sequence ATTATATTCAGAATAGTCTTATTCGTACTGATGACGGGTGTCATTATTGCCGGATTCCTTGTCGAGATCCCCTACATGCCTGCCCTCAAAGACACCGCGCGTGTGTTGTATTTCCACGTACCGATGTCCTGGATAGGAGTAGTAGCATTTTTTATGTCGATGATATATTCCATCAAATACCTCCGTGGCAAGGATATCATTAATGACATCAAAGCCGCTTCGGCTGCGCAGATGGGATTTGTATTTTGTATTCTGGCAACCGTGACAGGCTCTGTCTGGGCTAAGTTCACATGGGGATCTTTCTGGAATTGGGATCCGAGGCAGACGTCGATTTTCATTCTGCTTTTGATATATGGCGCATACTTTGCTCTGAGGTCATCCATCGACTCCCCCGATAGAAAGGCAAGACTGTCGTCTGTATATGCCATCATTGCCTTTGTTACTGTACCGTTTTTTGTTTTCATTATGCCGAGGATAGTTGAATCCCTCCACCCGGATCCTATTGTGAATTCATCGGGAAAGATACACATGGATGGAAAAATGCTGACGATATTTCTTACCTCGCTGTTCACGTTCACGCTCCTGTTTTTCTGGATATATAATCTCAAAGTCCGGGTTGAGAAACTTAATTATGAAAAAAATAAAAAGGATATAATCTAA
- the folB gene encoding dihydroneopterin aldolase: MTTIRINNAKFFAFHGVLEYERKYGNQFEIDIEMECDIDGISDDLNETVDYLSVYNEVKKNFESRTSNLIETANREIGELILEKFPKVMKVKVSIRKPDAPLGIIDSVEIEKTYERN; the protein is encoded by the coding sequence TTGACGACCATAAGAATAAATAATGCCAAGTTCTTTGCTTTTCACGGTGTGCTGGAATATGAAAGGAAGTATGGCAACCAGTTTGAAATCGATATAGAGATGGAATGCGACATTGACGGCATTTCGGATGATCTAAATGAGACGGTCGATTACCTTTCAGTATATAACGAAGTAAAGAAAAATTTCGAAAGCAGGACATCCAACCTCATAGAAACGGCTAACAGGGAAATCGGTGAGCTAATCCTGGAAAAATTTCCCAAGGTCATGAAGGTAAAGGTCAGCATAAGAAAACCAGATGCCCCTCTCGGCATCATTGATTCGGTCGAGATAGAAAAAACATACGAAAGAAATTAA
- the bamD gene encoding outer membrane protein assembly factor BamD has protein sequence MINRNIHATRMLSMMRIFVLLMFSLTLYSCSSADKTDINTDDPERAFYIAKGNYDKKDYQQAIQDFSYIKVKFSGSKIVDKAQYYLAMSYYKRGEYILAAYEFDYFLKNYPTSEFSEQARYDVAMCYYSLSPVYDLDQTYTRYAITSFQLFLELYPNSTLAPDAEAKIDALRDKLAEKLFMSAEVYKKMDDYKAAIIYYDEILNEYFDSDFADDALYEKIVILSDRKKYEDARKEIIRFEEKFSSSPYMGRVSTIKSRIPLTDGN, from the coding sequence TTGATAAATAGAAATATTCACGCAACACGGATGCTTAGCATGATGCGTATATTTGTTTTGTTGATGTTCTCACTCACTTTATACTCATGTTCATCTGCTGATAAGACAGACATAAATACCGATGATCCCGAAAGAGCCTTTTATATTGCGAAAGGAAATTATGACAAGAAAGATTATCAGCAGGCAATCCAGGATTTCTCATACATCAAGGTAAAGTTTTCAGGTAGTAAAATAGTTGATAAAGCGCAATACTATCTTGCGATGAGCTACTATAAGCGCGGCGAATATATCCTTGCTGCATACGAGTTTGATTATTTCCTGAAAAATTATCCCACGAGTGAATTTAGCGAGCAGGCAAGATACGATGTAGCCATGTGCTACTATAGCCTTTCTCCCGTATATGACCTCGATCAGACCTATACCAGGTATGCGATCACAAGCTTTCAGCTGTTCCTTGAGCTATATCCGAACAGTACGCTTGCGCCGGATGCCGAGGCAAAGATAGACGCACTGAGAGATAAACTTGCCGAAAAGTTATTTATGAGTGCAGAGGTTTACAAGAAAATGGATGATTATAAAGCGGCAATTATTTATTACGACGAGATATTAAATGAGTACTTCGATTCCGATTTTGCTGATGATGCGTTATATGAAAAGATCGTTATTCTCTCGGATAGGAAAAAATACGAAGACGCAAGAAAAGAGATCATAAGATTTGAAGAGAAATTCAGCTCAAGTCCTTACATGGGCAGAGTTAGCACAATTAAAAGCAGGATTCCACTAACAGATGGAAACTAA
- a CDS encoding glycosyltransferase family 9 protein, whose translation MLLGTLRLILKARPLTAGDIDYKNVRNILIVRQHNQLGDMLCSVPLFASLRKKFPEAHITLVASPINYEILFSDINPYIDEVITYDKSGPGSIRKFLKKLRQRKYQIGIVPSTVSLSRTSHIINALSRAKVKVGVKSIDGKKNDSEYMLNIKSDFNWTEKKLHQIERNLDIGRQIGCDLDPEDRRIKIALCDDELRFAEEYVNKNFPDKNRPVISFHPGAGKVPNRWSVDNFVSVAERLYKAFNNYILITSGKIDESVTSEMKNKLEKLGIESEVLKDTPVRKVGAVIKLTDLYITNDTGVMHVAEGVDAKIVSLFGPTHAYEWAPKGKYNIPIQSKSDNINDITVDEVYNASVDIMNSVRNKMEAK comes from the coding sequence GTGTTACTCGGTACTCTAAGATTAATATTAAAAGCCCGCCCACTCACTGCCGGCGATATAGATTATAAAAACGTTCGTAACATCCTTATCGTACGTCAGCACAATCAGCTCGGCGACATGCTCTGCTCTGTACCTCTGTTCGCTTCCCTGAGAAAAAAATTTCCCGAGGCACACATAACCCTTGTAGCATCTCCAATAAATTACGAGATCCTTTTCAGCGATATAAATCCATACATAGATGAGGTTATTACTTATGATAAATCCGGTCCCGGATCTATAAGAAAATTCTTAAAGAAACTCAGGCAAAGGAAGTATCAAATTGGGATTGTACCATCGACAGTATCGCTCTCCCGCACCTCACATATTATAAATGCTTTATCAAGAGCAAAGGTAAAAGTCGGCGTAAAGAGCATCGACGGGAAAAAGAATGATTCGGAATATATGCTCAATATAAAATCGGATTTTAACTGGACCGAGAAGAAACTTCATCAAATAGAAAGAAACCTGGATATTGGAAGGCAGATAGGATGTGATCTGGATCCGGAGGACAGAAGGATAAAGATAGCGCTCTGTGATGATGAACTTAGATTTGCCGAGGAATATGTAAATAAAAACTTCCCCGATAAAAATCGCCCTGTTATCTCGTTTCATCCGGGGGCAGGCAAAGTTCCAAACCGATGGAGTGTGGATAATTTCGTAAGCGTTGCGGAAAGATTGTATAAAGCGTTCAACAATTATATATTAATAACGAGCGGCAAAATAGACGAGTCCGTAACATCCGAAATGAAGAACAAGCTTGAAAAATTGGGAATAGAAAGCGAGGTATTAAAAGATACGCCTGTAAGGAAAGTAGGAGCGGTAATCAAATTGACAGACTTGTACATTACAAACGATACGGGTGTAATGCACGTAGCAGAGGGAGTCGATGCAAAGATAGTTTCGCTTTTCGGTCCCACACATGCATACGAATGGGCGCCAAAAGGAAAATATAACATTCCAATACAATCCAAGAGCGATAACATTAATGATATAACCGTCGATGAAGTTTATAATGCCTCAGTTGATATAATGAACTCAGTTAGAAACAAAATGGAAGCAAAATGA
- a CDS encoding Ppx/GppA family phosphatase: protein MKVGDRLAAMDLGTNSFHLVVAEVAGMDRFNVLTRDKEVVRLGTTHKDMKHITPEAMERALTALKRFKQVADSFNAKIRAVATSATREAKNREEFILRAYEETGIEIEVISGYEEGRLIYLGVMQALNVYDKKILLIDIGGGSTEFFLCHKGNIVAGLSQKLGAVRLTNKFFKGDKIKESVVEEAREFIKGEINPIQREFAGHKFDMAVGTSGTMTSVGLMILKEENPDADKEFNLNNFTYDRDSFFNLLKIILKCGTTEKIKEIPGMDESRADIIVAGALILEQVFEELNVKKITLSSFALREGILLDTIQEELSGDHRGHLDNVKAKSVFHLAENSNYDKAHSIQVAKLAGLIFDTVKDKLKLTEKEKEYLEAASILHDIGYHISHSKHHKHSYYLIRNAEMLGFNDREIEIISNIARYHRKSHPKPSHYTYNKLKENDKRIVRLLAGILRIADGLDRSHRALITDPKISLNKNKLTISINVDDGISPDLELWGADRKKALFEEATGYEVEIIN, encoded by the coding sequence ATGAAAGTAGGCGATAGACTGGCTGCTATGGATCTCGGCACAAACTCGTTCCACCTCGTCGTGGCAGAAGTAGCGGGTATGGATCGCTTTAACGTACTCACACGTGATAAGGAAGTAGTACGCCTAGGCACTACACATAAGGATATGAAGCACATTACGCCTGAAGCAATGGAACGCGCATTGACGGCACTAAAAAGGTTCAAACAGGTGGCGGATTCATTTAACGCGAAAATAAGGGCGGTAGCCACAAGCGCAACCCGGGAGGCAAAAAACCGCGAAGAGTTTATTCTCCGCGCCTATGAGGAAACCGGTATCGAAATAGAAGTGATATCCGGTTACGAAGAGGGACGTCTGATCTATTTAGGAGTGATGCAGGCATTAAACGTATATGATAAAAAGATCCTCCTAATAGATATCGGCGGCGGAAGCACGGAATTCTTCCTTTGTCATAAAGGAAACATAGTTGCCGGGTTGAGTCAGAAGCTCGGAGCGGTTAGGCTCACGAATAAGTTCTTCAAAGGTGACAAGATCAAGGAGAGTGTAGTAGAGGAAGCACGAGAGTTTATAAAAGGAGAGATAAATCCTATACAAAGAGAGTTTGCCGGGCACAAGTTTGATATGGCTGTAGGCACATCGGGTACCATGACCAGTGTAGGACTAATGATACTTAAAGAAGAAAATCCTGATGCTGATAAAGAATTTAATCTTAATAATTTCACCTATGACCGGGATTCCTTTTTTAATTTGCTTAAGATCATACTAAAATGCGGGACTACAGAGAAGATAAAAGAAATACCTGGAATGGACGAAAGTCGAGCCGATATTATTGTCGCGGGCGCACTGATACTGGAGCAGGTTTTTGAGGAACTCAATGTAAAAAAGATCACGCTCTCAAGTTTTGCCCTCAGGGAAGGTATTCTCCTTGATACAATACAAGAGGAACTTAGCGGTGATCATCGGGGTCATCTGGATAATGTAAAAGCTAAAAGCGTATTTCACCTTGCAGAAAATTCTAATTATGATAAAGCTCACTCAATTCAAGTAGCTAAACTTGCCGGATTGATATTCGATACCGTAAAAGATAAACTTAAGCTCACTGAGAAAGAGAAAGAATACCTAGAAGCGGCATCTATACTGCATGACATAGGATACCATATATCACACTCAAAACACCACAAGCATTCGTATTACCTGATCCGGAATGCTGAGATGCTTGGTTTTAATGACCGGGAAATAGAGATAATCTCGAACATTGCGCGCTATCACAGAAAGTCACATCCAAAACCATCTCACTATACCTACAATAAACTGAAGGAAAACGACAAAAGGATCGTCCGATTATTAGCGGGTATATTGAGGATAGCTGACGGGCTGGACAGAAGCCACAGGGCGCTTATTACTGACCCGAAGATCTCGTTAAATAAAAACAAACTCACTATCTCAATTAATGTTGATGACGGTATAAGCCCCGATCTTGAGCTTTGGGGAGCTGATAGGAAAAAAGCTCTCTTCGAGGAAGCAACGGGTTATGAAGTCGAAATAATAAACTAA
- a CDS encoding Glu/Leu/Phe/Val dehydrogenase — MSSIYKEPAPYRKDQPNPFESMLVRFDKAAAMCNLEEGLYNYLKHPVKQVIVSIPVTMDNGKIEVFEGYRVIHDNILGPSKGGIRYAPDVDIHEVKALSSWMTWKCAIANLPFGGAKGAVKCDPSKLSMAELERLTRRYTANMLEIFGPDTDIPAPDMNTNEQVMAWIMDTYSMHMRTTVTGVVTGKPTIIGGSLGRREATGRGVMIATLAALEKLGLKPQETTCAIQGFGNVGSVSAALLREKGVRIVAVSDISGGYYDKNGIDVDLAIEHCAQHKVLEGGNFGSNITNEELLELDVDILIPAASGDQITAENADKIKAKLIVEGANGPTAADADEILEKKGVMVIPDILANSGGVIVSYFEWVQDRQAYFWTENEVNTRLNRMMTEAFNKVYATAEKYNTTLRLASYVYAIQKVSSVLKLRGIYS; from the coding sequence ATGTCCTCAATATACAAAGAGCCCGCTCCTTACCGTAAAGACCAGCCGAATCCGTTTGAATCGATGCTTGTCAGGTTTGACAAAGCTGCTGCAATGTGCAATCTGGAAGAAGGGCTTTATAATTATTTGAAACACCCTGTCAAGCAGGTTATTGTTTCTATCCCCGTTACTATGGATAACGGTAAGATCGAGGTTTTTGAAGGGTACAGAGTTATTCATGATAATATACTCGGTCCTTCTAAAGGCGGTATAAGATACGCGCCTGATGTTGATATACATGAAGTGAAAGCTCTCTCGTCATGGATGACATGGAAGTGCGCAATTGCTAACCTTCCGTTTGGCGGCGCTAAAGGCGCAGTGAAATGTGATCCCAGCAAGCTCTCTATGGCAGAGCTCGAGAGGTTAACAAGAAGGTACACAGCGAACATGCTGGAAATATTCGGACCGGACACAGACATACCCGCTCCCGATATGAATACAAACGAGCAGGTCATGGCATGGATCATGGATACATACAGCATGCATATGAGAACTACCGTAACCGGAGTGGTCACGGGTAAGCCGACCATCATCGGTGGTTCGCTTGGCAGAAGAGAAGCAACAGGCAGAGGTGTAATGATAGCTACCCTAGCTGCACTCGAAAAGCTTGGATTAAAACCGCAGGAAACAACATGCGCTATTCAGGGATTTGGTAATGTAGGTTCGGTGAGCGCCGCGCTTCTAAGAGAAAAAGGAGTAAGGATTGTTGCGGTGAGCGATATATCAGGGGGATACTATGATAAAAATGGAATCGACGTAGACCTCGCTATCGAACATTGTGCGCAGCACAAGGTTCTTGAAGGAGGTAACTTTGGATCCAATATTACCAATGAAGAACTTCTAGAGCTCGATGTAGATATACTTATTCCTGCCGCAAGCGGTGACCAGATCACTGCGGAAAACGCAGATAAGATTAAAGCAAAGTTGATCGTCGAAGGTGCGAATGGTCCTACAGCCGCAGATGCCGACGAGATCCTCGAAAAGAAAGGTGTAATGGTTATCCCTGATATACTGGCAAATTCAGGCGGTGTGATCGTTTCCTATTTCGAGTGGGTTCAGGACAGACAGGCATATTTCTGGACAGAGAACGAGGTAAATACCAGATTAAACAGGATGATGACCGAGGCATTCAATAAAGTGTATGCAACGGCAGAAAAATATAATACTACATTGAGGCTTGCCTCATATGTCTATGCGATCCAGAAAGTTTCATCTGTATTGAAACTAAGAGGTATATATAGTTAG
- the sucD gene encoding succinate--CoA ligase subunit alpha produces the protein MSILVNKKTKVLVQGITGSEGSFHAGQMIDYGTNVVAGVTPGKGGERFQNKVPIFNTVKDAVEATGADVSVIFVPAPFAADALIEAVDAGIRLIVCITEGIPTEDMIKVYNHVENAKKNGHEVRFIGPNCPGIITPGECKIGIMPGFIHKKGRVGVISRSGTLTYEAVDQLTKAGLGQSTCIGIGGDPVIGTRFIDAVKLFNDDPNTDAIMMIGEIGGSAEEEAAMWIKKNSKKPVVGFIAGRTAPPGRRMGHAGAIISGGKGTASEKIRVMKNSGITVVDSPADIGSTVLKVLSKGKKTASKSSAKKKSAKKVAKKTATKKTKKAVKKSAPKKKIAKKKSAPKKKIAKKKSAPKKKVVKKKSSSRKRR, from the coding sequence ATGAGTATTCTTGTAAACAAAAAAACTAAAGTACTGGTGCAGGGCATCACGGGCTCCGAAGGTTCATTCCATGCGGGACAGATGATAGATTACGGCACTAATGTAGTAGCAGGTGTAACGCCCGGAAAAGGCGGTGAAAGATTTCAAAACAAAGTACCGATATTTAATACAGTAAAGGATGCTGTAGAAGCAACAGGAGCAGATGTCTCGGTTATTTTTGTACCGGCACCCTTTGCCGCAGATGCGCTGATAGAGGCTGTAGATGCTGGGATAAGACTGATAGTCTGTATTACCGAGGGCATCCCAACCGAGGACATGATAAAAGTTTATAACCATGTCGAGAATGCCAAAAAGAACGGACATGAAGTAAGATTTATCGGTCCAAACTGCCCGGGAATAATAACTCCCGGTGAATGCAAGATAGGAATAATGCCGGGCTTTATACATAAAAAAGGCAGAGTAGGTGTTATTTCCCGAAGCGGGACGCTTACATATGAAGCTGTGGATCAGCTCACAAAAGCAGGTCTCGGTCAATCCACATGTATCGGGATCGGTGGGGATCCGGTGATCGGGACCAGATTCATCGATGCAGTGAAATTATTCAATGACGACCCAAATACCGACGCGATAATGATGATAGGTGAGATCGGGGGTAGTGCGGAAGAAGAGGCTGCAATGTGGATAAAGAAGAATTCCAAAAAACCCGTGGTTGGATTTATCGCAGGACGTACGGCTCCTCCCGGAAGAAGGATGGGTCATGCGGGCGCTATCATATCCGGCGGAAAAGGAACTGCATCGGAAAAGATCCGGGTAATGAAAAATTCGGGTATAACTGTCGTAGACTCCCCTGCCGATATAGGTTCTACGGTACTAAAGGTGCTGAGCAAGGGAAAGAAAACAGCTTCAAAGTCATCAGCGAAAAAGAAATCAGCAAAAAAGGTTGCTAAGAAAACAGCTACGAAGAAGACAAAGAAAGCGGTTAAAAAGTCTGCGCCGAAGAAGAAGATAGCTAAGAAAAAGTCTGCGCCGAAGAAGAAGATAGCTAAGAAAAAGTCTGCGCCGAAGAAGAAAGTCGTAAAGAAGAAGAGTAGTTCACGTAAGAGAAGGTAA
- a CDS encoding CcmD family protein: MFDSLYDFLSINDVYIVLVIVLIIWFGIFYQLNRIDAKIKKLEREN; the protein is encoded by the coding sequence ATGTTCGATTCTCTATACGATTTTTTATCCATAAATGATGTTTATATAGTCCTTGTGATAGTGCTGATAATCTGGTTTGGTATATTTTATCAATTGAACAGGATCGATGCCAAAATTAAGAAACTCGAAAGGGAGAATTAA
- a CDS encoding ABC transporter ATP-binding protein — protein MNPLLLKCEDLAHSFYGKTLFKGVTLELSPGSSLAITGKNGSGKSTLLKVIANLIHPARGKVALYSGEKEIPADDHYSYMGMAAPYLNLYDELTGQENLEFFSSLKGGEAFRTETLLKEAGIYDSRNKSMKNYSSGMKQRLKLCFAQIGKPAILLLDEPTTNLDKEGSDVVVNIASRQKEKGILIIATNDPAEAALCEKQINVEDYR, from the coding sequence ATGAACCCATTATTACTCAAATGTGAAGATCTTGCCCATTCATTTTATGGGAAAACTCTCTTTAAAGGGGTCACCCTGGAGTTATCGCCGGGAAGTTCCCTTGCCATAACCGGAAAAAACGGTTCCGGAAAATCCACTCTGCTTAAAGTTATTGCAAATCTCATACATCCCGCGCGCGGAAAAGTAGCATTATATTCTGGAGAAAAAGAAATTCCGGCTGATGACCACTATTCATATATGGGCATGGCGGCGCCTTATCTAAACCTGTATGACGAACTAACAGGACAGGAAAATTTGGAGTTTTTTTCTTCCTTAAAAGGCGGTGAAGCCTTTAGGACCGAAACCCTTCTAAAAGAGGCCGGCATATATGACAGCAGAAATAAGTCGATGAAGAACTATTCTTCCGGCATGAAGCAGAGGCTAAAGCTTTGCTTTGCGCAGATAGGAAAACCGGCGATACTACTATTGGATGAACCAACGACCAATCTCGATAAGGAAGGGTCGGACGTTGTTGTGAATATAGCTTCACGACAAAAAGAAAAGGGCATCTTGATAATAGCTACAAACGATCCGGCAGAAGCTGCGCTTTGTGAAAAACAAATTAACGTCGAAGATTACAGATGA
- a CDS encoding deoxynucleoside kinase, with product MFRKSLENKEVKYIAVEGVIGAGKTSLAKKLSERLNAQLILEEFEDNPFLKDFYDDPKKFAFYTQMYFLLKRYKQLQEVSQETLFHEYTVSDYIFEKDRIFAYLNLNDEDLKIYELLANQIQKNITPPDLIIYLQSTPERLFANIRHRDREEERPMAQEYLEKLNEAYNYFFFRYKASKVMIVNSTEIDFVNNNDDFENLIAEILKPAHSSMEYYDPVQKRIAK from the coding sequence ATGTTCAGGAAAAGCTTGGAGAATAAAGAAGTAAAGTATATTGCTGTAGAGGGAGTTATTGGAGCCGGAAAGACTTCGCTTGCCAAAAAGCTTTCCGAGCGGCTTAATGCCCAGCTTATTCTCGAAGAATTCGAAGACAATCCCTTCCTCAAAGATTTCTACGATGATCCAAAGAAATTCGCTTTTTATACTCAGATGTACTTCCTATTGAAGAGGTATAAGCAACTGCAGGAAGTTTCACAGGAGACGCTTTTCCATGAATATACTGTTTCGGATTATATTTTTGAAAAGGACAGGATATTTGCGTACTTGAATCTTAATGATGAAGATTTGAAAATATATGAATTGCTGGCTAACCAGATTCAAAAGAACATAACTCCGCCAGATCTGATAATTTATCTACAATCGACTCCGGAAAGGCTTTTCGCGAACATCAGGCACAGGGATCGCGAGGAAGAGCGTCCTATGGCACAGGAGTATTTGGAAAAGCTGAATGAGGCATATAATTATTTCTTTTTTAGATATAAAGCTTCAAAAGTAATGATAGTGAACTCGACCGAGATCGACTTTGTGAACAACAACGACGATTTCGAAAATCTTATAGCGGAAATATTAAAACCGGCGCATTCCTCGATGGAATATTATGACCCGGTTCAAAAACGAATAGCAAAATAG
- a CDS encoding heme exporter protein CcmB, producing the protein MKGFSSAILIFKKDLRSELRMRYVINALIMFVLVTISIIRFAVGDEKVEKDILNGLLWVVIFFASSGGLSRTFVKEEDKETSFALKLSAKPTDIFLGKFLYNLVLSFALNIMVILLFIAIMDFEIQNILSFVVVLILGNFGLVVSSTVIASIIAKADSKGTLYPVLSFPILLPLLLSVINASKLASYGASLGAISGELMILISYSIVVLTTSVLLFSFIWED; encoded by the coding sequence ATGAAAGGATTTAGCTCGGCAATATTGATCTTTAAAAAAGACCTTCGCTCTGAGCTTAGGATGCGCTATGTCATTAACGCGCTCATTATGTTCGTACTTGTAACAATATCAATAATACGATTTGCTGTTGGTGATGAAAAAGTTGAGAAGGATATATTGAATGGTCTGCTGTGGGTTGTTATCTTCTTTGCTTCATCGGGCGGTCTTTCGAGAACCTTTGTGAAGGAAGAGGATAAGGAAACCTCATTCGCACTTAAGCTATCTGCTAAACCCACTGACATATTCCTTGGAAAATTCTTGTATAATCTCGTGCTGAGTTTCGCATTAAACATTATGGTGATCCTTCTATTTATAGCGATCATGGATTTTGAGATACAGAATATCCTCTCATTTGTTGTCGTCCTTATTCTTGGGAATTTCGGACTGGTTGTCTCTTCTACTGTCATTGCTTCTATTATAGCAAAAGCTGATTCAAAGGGTACATTATATCCTGTATTATCATTTCCCATACTATTACCCTTACTGTTATCGGTTATAAATGCATCAAAATTAGCAAGTTACGGAGCTTCTCTGGGGGCGATTTCCGGTGAGCTTATGATCCTTATATCATATTCTATTGTGGTTTTGACTACGTCCGTCTTGCTTTTTAGTTTTATTTGGGAAGATTAA